From a region of the Bdellovibrio bacteriovorus genome:
- a CDS encoding (deoxy)nucleoside triphosphate pyrophosphohydrolase, producing the protein MTAKTPVLVVAAVIRRFADAEKRILIVRRGPEQSGAGFWEFPGGKVELGESPEQALQREIDEELGISIRVGELIGEADFSYPTKLIRLRLYWAETLQSDLVLSEHDAFKWCLPHEIKVDELSEADRPFVEKILGK; encoded by the coding sequence ATGACAGCAAAGACACCGGTCTTAGTCGTTGCGGCGGTGATCCGCCGTTTTGCTGACGCCGAAAAGCGAATTCTGATTGTGCGTCGGGGACCAGAACAAAGTGGTGCCGGCTTTTGGGAGTTTCCTGGTGGAAAAGTGGAATTAGGGGAGTCGCCCGAACAAGCTTTGCAGCGTGAAATCGATGAAGAGTTGGGGATCTCTATCCGCGTTGGAGAGCTTATTGGTGAAGCCGATTTTTCTTATCCAACAAAGCTCATACGTCTTCGTCTGTACTGGGCCGAAACCTTGCAAAGTGATCTGGTATTAAGTGAACACGATGCCTTTAAGTGGTGCTTGCCTCATGAAATAAAGGTGGACGAGCTTTCCGAGGCCGATCGGCCTTTTGTTGAGAAGATCTTAGGGAAGTAG
- a CDS encoding COX15/CtaA family protein, whose protein sequence is MTKPTFKKFAFGLLFYTILVILWGAWVRISHSGDGCGDTWPLCHGQLIPEAERGKTWVEYGHRLMSGIYGLVVIYFWWVARKIYPKTHFARKMAFATLIFTITEALLGAKLVLFGLVTTNDTPYRAFVMALHQLNSFMLTGSAALAFSAATLQSELQAPSKEDRRYRYLPWAIVIIGITGAWASLSNSLFPTENLWDGFLADFDSNSHFLVRLRGLHPLLALLGGGSLAIFFWIKAQTAESLLVERRSYQMSLTLITAIVFGILTLLLHAPVWMKIVHLALAHTVWVILLQWVFFVRAETVHLENLEASPVKS, encoded by the coding sequence ATGACGAAACCTACTTTCAAGAAATTTGCATTTGGCCTTCTGTTTTACACGATTTTGGTGATTCTTTGGGGCGCTTGGGTGCGCATTTCTCATTCAGGTGATGGCTGCGGAGACACCTGGCCTTTATGCCACGGGCAACTTATTCCCGAAGCAGAACGCGGAAAAACCTGGGTGGAGTACGGTCATCGTTTGATGTCGGGTATTTACGGTCTTGTCGTCATTTACTTCTGGTGGGTGGCCCGCAAGATTTATCCTAAAACTCATTTTGCTAGAAAAATGGCTTTCGCGACTTTGATTTTTACAATCACAGAAGCTTTATTGGGAGCCAAACTCGTTTTGTTCGGACTTGTGACGACTAATGATACTCCTTATCGCGCCTTTGTGATGGCACTTCATCAGTTGAATTCATTTATGCTGACGGGGTCGGCCGCTCTGGCATTTTCTGCAGCAACTTTGCAATCGGAATTGCAAGCTCCCTCAAAGGAAGACAGACGTTACCGCTATTTGCCATGGGCTATCGTCATTATTGGCATCACAGGGGCTTGGGCTTCGCTCTCAAACTCACTTTTCCCGACGGAAAATCTGTGGGATGGTTTTTTAGCGGACTTTGATTCAAACTCTCACTTCTTAGTTCGACTGCGCGGCTTGCATCCCCTACTAGCACTTTTGGGTGGCGGAAGCTTGGCCATTTTCTTTTGGATCAAAGCGCAAACGGCCGAATCTCTTTTAGTAGAACGTCGATCCTACCAAATGAGTCTCACGCTGATCACGGCGATCGTGTTTGGAATTTTGACTTTACTTTTGCATGCCCCGGTGTGGATGAAAATCGTGCATCTCGCTTTAGCTCACACGGTGTGGGTGATTTTATTGCAATGGGTTTTCTTTGTTCGCGCAGAAACTGTGCATTTAGAAAACTTGGAGGCCAGCCCGGTTAAGTCGTAA
- a CDS encoding cation diffusion facilitator family transporter, which yields MSETSKSAHHHHHHSHAHGHHHHHSHGAVMGRMKWALALNLGFACIELAGGLWTNSVAILSDALHDFGDALAVTLAIVLEKFSHKKSDESFSYGYRRFSTLGALITGIILIVGSILILIESVPRLLNPEQPHADGMILLAVLGVSVNGFAAYRISKGESLNEKMLMWHMIEDVMGWVLVLTGAIVMKFFDLPQLDAGMAIALALWIMYNVFKNLREALKVFLMASPTNIEVEQVEQAIRKIEKVQDVHHGHLWSLDGENHIFTGHVVLGPDATVSDMEIVKTKVKKLVKDFGIVEATIETEVAGFSCLDPEHK from the coding sequence ATGTCAGAAACATCAAAGTCCGCTCATCACCATCATCATCATTCACATGCCCATGGGCATCATCACCATCACTCTCATGGCGCTGTTATGGGTCGCATGAAATGGGCTTTGGCATTGAATCTAGGTTTTGCTTGCATTGAGCTTGCGGGTGGATTGTGGACGAACAGTGTGGCAATTCTGAGTGATGCTTTGCATGACTTCGGGGACGCCTTAGCGGTCACTTTGGCTATCGTGCTTGAAAAGTTCTCGCATAAAAAAAGCGACGAAAGTTTTTCCTATGGTTACCGACGTTTTTCTACGTTGGGGGCGTTGATTACCGGAATTATTTTGATCGTCGGATCCATTTTAATTTTGATCGAGTCAGTGCCCAGACTTTTGAATCCAGAACAACCACACGCGGACGGAATGATTTTGTTGGCCGTCTTGGGTGTGAGCGTGAATGGCTTTGCGGCCTATCGCATTTCTAAGGGCGAATCTTTGAATGAAAAAATGCTGATGTGGCATATGATCGAAGACGTCATGGGATGGGTGTTGGTATTAACCGGCGCCATCGTGATGAAGTTTTTTGACCTACCACAACTTGATGCCGGCATGGCCATCGCTTTGGCTTTATGGATTATGTACAACGTCTTTAAAAATCTGCGTGAAGCTTTAAAAGTTTTTCTGATGGCTTCGCCCACGAATATCGAAGTTGAACAAGTAGAGCAGGCGATTCGTAAAATTGAAAAAGTCCAGGACGTGCATCATGGACATTTGTGGTCCTTGGATGGAGAAAATCATATTTTCACGGGCCACGTGGTCCTGGGGCCTGACGCGACTGTTTCAGATATGGAAATCGTGAAGACCAAAGTAAAAAAACTTGTGAAGGATTTTGGGATTGTCGAGGCCACAATCGAAACCGAAGTTGCCGGTTTCAGTTGTCTCGATCCGGAACACAAGTAA
- a CDS encoding Na/Pi cotransporter family protein — translation MIDTHNSYFIILISGVALFLYGMGLASSSLEKLMAGKITILLNRLSQSKFLAILTGVVLTTLMQSSGAVTSMLVGLGSARVINLRQVMGVIIGTAIGTTLTVQFISLDLGSYALPVFAIAFAFYFKSKKTVFKNLSLVFMGFGLLFFGLNLISVSSHHFAENPLLTDLFQNVRDNPGYSLLISIVFCAFVQSSAVTIGLAMSLAAVKAITFYDAMIWVYGANIGTTSVALIAAAGGNYIGRQVAWAHFFYKTISVVIFYPFTHLFIDFLNTFDTTTSRQIANAHLIFNVLSAVIFYPFINKGAELIEKMFPKQASEEFGTEFVKLDNYQSSALAVSYANREIMRTADIVLGMIKDSIRLFETNDPKDFDSIKDRDNKVDFLYRETKMFLLDHANKSNTVVHQNVMNMIMFLSDLERAADAIDINILALAIKKNALKLEFSTEGWSEICQMHQQVVKVAAMAINAYQNKELSEEAIQLKRDLAKTEITLRENHISRLNRGMNSSINTSSIHLDLLSEYRRIASLLCNHAYNQRSS, via the coding sequence ATGATTGATACGCACAACTCCTATTTCATCATCCTGATCAGCGGGGTGGCTCTCTTCTTGTACGGGATGGGACTGGCTTCTTCGTCTTTAGAAAAACTGATGGCGGGAAAAATCACGATTCTTTTGAATCGTCTGTCACAAAGTAAATTTCTGGCGATTCTTACGGGTGTTGTTCTTACGACGTTGATGCAAAGCTCAGGCGCTGTAACATCCATGCTTGTAGGCCTGGGCTCGGCACGCGTGATTAATCTTCGTCAAGTCATGGGTGTCATTATCGGAACTGCTATTGGTACGACACTGACGGTTCAGTTCATCTCTTTGGATTTAGGTTCTTACGCCCTTCCTGTCTTTGCCATTGCATTTGCCTTTTACTTTAAGTCAAAGAAAACCGTTTTCAAAAATCTGTCCTTGGTTTTCATGGGCTTTGGCCTTTTGTTCTTTGGTTTAAATTTGATCTCTGTTTCGTCACACCACTTTGCTGAAAATCCGTTGTTGACGGATCTTTTCCAAAACGTTCGTGATAACCCAGGCTATTCACTACTTATTTCGATTGTCTTCTGTGCCTTTGTTCAAAGCAGCGCCGTGACCATCGGTCTGGCCATGAGTTTAGCCGCAGTAAAAGCTATTACGTTCTACGATGCCATGATTTGGGTTTATGGTGCCAATATCGGAACCACTTCTGTTGCTTTGATCGCCGCTGCGGGTGGAAACTACATTGGTCGTCAAGTGGCCTGGGCTCACTTTTTCTATAAAACAATCAGCGTTGTGATCTTCTATCCATTCACTCACCTCTTTATTGATTTCTTGAATACTTTCGACACAACAACGTCGCGCCAAATCGCCAATGCTCATTTGATCTTCAACGTCCTTTCCGCTGTGATCTTCTATCCATTCATCAACAAAGGTGCGGAACTGATCGAAAAAATGTTCCCAAAACAGGCTTCTGAAGAATTCGGCACGGAGTTCGTGAAACTGGATAACTATCAATCATCGGCCCTCGCCGTATCTTATGCAAATCGTGAGATCATGCGCACGGCAGATATCGTCTTAGGCATGATCAAAGACTCGATCCGCCTTTTTGAAACCAACGATCCTAAAGACTTTGATTCCATTAAGGACCGCGACAACAAAGTCGACTTTCTCTATCGCGAAACGAAAATGTTTCTTTTGGATCATGCCAATAAATCAAACACCGTTGTGCATCAGAATGTGATGAATATGATCATGTTCCTAAGCGACTTGGAAAGAGCTGCTGACGCCATCGACATCAACATCCTGGCTTTGGCGATTAAGAAAAATGCTTTGAAGCTTGAGTTTTCAACTGAAGGCTGGTCCGAAATCTGCCAAATGCACCAACAGGTCGTTAAAGTGGCTGCGATGGCTATCAATGCCTATCAGAACAAAGAGCTTTCCGAAGAGGCCATTCAGTTGAAGCGTGATTTGGCAAAA
- a CDS encoding thiol-disulfide oxidoreductase DCC family protein — MEKVDLKMRNVVFFDGVCHLCNGFVDAVISRDKTHLFLFAPLQGSTAEELLPTQDRTNLDTVIYFEKGKIYRRSAAVIKILSGLGGFYRIFSLALIIPGPLRDLIYKYVAKNRYKWFGEREFCRLPTPEERSYLLP; from the coding sequence ATGGAAAAGGTGGATTTAAAAATGCGAAACGTTGTCTTTTTTGATGGTGTTTGCCACCTTTGTAATGGTTTTGTCGACGCAGTGATCAGTCGTGATAAAACTCATCTTTTTCTTTTTGCTCCACTTCAAGGAAGCACGGCTGAAGAACTTCTGCCAACTCAAGATCGGACCAATCTTGATACAGTGATCTACTTTGAGAAAGGTAAGATTTATCGCCGCTCGGCTGCGGTTATTAAAATATTATCGGGCCTTGGTGGCTTTTATAGAATCTTCTCTTTAGCGCTGATTATTCCAGGACCTTTGCGTGATCTCATTTACAAATACGTCGCAAAAAACCGCTACAAGTGGTTTGGCGAACGAGAGTTTTGCCGTCTTCCAACTCCGGAAGAACGCTCTTACCTACTTCCCTAA
- a CDS encoding YoaK family protein has product MFSYHQTLSHFSRSNVTIWLSMAFQAGAINTGGYLACHRFVSHVTGFGTLIGTEAAQGKWMQSLGMLTVPGFFIGGAMLSAFFVDRRIQTGRKPLYPFVMLLILFLTIMVATLGNLGVFGEFGAPLARHGYILLAALCLACGIQNATITSAFGAIIRTTHLTGITTDLGIGLVRVITHSHKIQPRTNEIRANWMRIGLISSFILGSLVSAYVYLHAQYWGFLIPGIIATILFFWSLIHFNEHNGTTS; this is encoded by the coding sequence ATGTTCTCGTATCACCAGACCCTTTCTCACTTCAGTCGCTCTAACGTCACGATTTGGCTTTCGATGGCCTTTCAGGCCGGAGCCATTAATACGGGCGGATATCTTGCCTGCCATCGCTTTGTTTCTCACGTCACAGGTTTTGGAACATTGATCGGCACCGAAGCAGCCCAAGGAAAGTGGATGCAGTCTTTGGGAATGCTGACCGTACCTGGTTTCTTCATAGGCGGAGCGATGCTTTCAGCCTTCTTCGTCGACCGTCGCATTCAAACAGGACGAAAACCCCTTTACCCTTTCGTGATGCTTTTGATTTTGTTTTTAACCATCATGGTGGCGACGTTAGGAAACCTCGGGGTGTTCGGTGAATTCGGAGCTCCGCTGGCTCGTCATGGCTACATCCTGCTAGCCGCTTTGTGCTTGGCGTGCGGAATTCAAAATGCGACAATCACTTCCGCCTTCGGTGCTATTATTCGAACGACTCATCTGACAGGCATCACGACCGACCTCGGAATCGGCTTAGTGCGCGTGATCACGCATTCGCACAAAATTCAACCTCGTACGAATGAAATTCGCGCCAATTGGATGCGCATAGGACTGATTTCATCTTTCATTCTAGGATCACTCGTCTCTGCCTACGTTTATCTTCACGCACAGTATTGGGGCTTCCTTATTCCTGGTATCATTGCTACAATCCTCTTCTTTTGGAGCTTAATTCACTTTAATGAGCACAATGGAACTACATCATGA
- a CDS encoding LON peptidase substrate-binding domain-containing protein → MEVFLFPLVNVTLFPRTTKPLNIFEPRYLSMIKEAVATQTPVALGFIEDPSKVASVRPGENVPFVREIAGYGYAQIVEERLNGTLLVFLQGQGKLRLGKVLDRGTPYIICEGHIIPEKTVLEPNYQTELNAIHRILVRWIQTHIPDPQQRDIFMRNLVHPEEIIGSFASYLVRDYDLQQMVLEYDDINEKVHFLHRLIESNELTT, encoded by the coding sequence ATGGAAGTCTTTTTATTTCCTCTAGTTAACGTCACTTTGTTTCCGCGAACGACGAAACCTCTCAATATTTTTGAACCTCGTTATCTTTCCATGATCAAAGAAGCCGTGGCTACGCAGACGCCCGTGGCTTTGGGGTTTATCGAAGACCCGTCGAAGGTCGCGTCGGTTCGTCCCGGTGAAAACGTCCCTTTTGTTCGCGAAATTGCAGGTTATGGATACGCGCAAATCGTAGAGGAAAGATTGAACGGGACTCTTTTGGTCTTTTTGCAAGGGCAAGGCAAGTTACGTTTGGGAAAGGTCCTTGATCGCGGCACTCCGTACATCATTTGCGAGGGCCATATCATTCCTGAGAAAACTGTTCTTGAACCCAACTATCAGACGGAACTCAACGCTATTCATCGCATTCTTGTGCGCTGGATCCAGACACATATTCCAGATCCACAGCAAAGAGACATCTTCATGCGTAATCTCGTCCATCCCGAAGAAATCATCGGAAGTTTCGCTTCTTATCTTGTTCGTGATTACGATCTACAGCAAATGGTGCTCGAGTATGACGACATCAACGAGAAGGTGCATTTTCTGCACCGTCTGATTGAGTCCAACGAGCTTACGACTTAA